From Halomarina ordinaria:
CCGCAGTCGCTCCTCGCGGCGGTCGCGCCGTCGGCCCCCTGCTCGGGTGGTTACGAGGGTGTCGGAGCCTCTATCACCTGGAGGTCGGTCGCGGGGACGCACTGGACGCGTCCCCACCGGTCGGCCACCTGCGTCCGCGCGGTCCCGCCGTCGTCCGTCTCCCAGTCCGGCGGGGAGTCGCCGAGGAACGCCTCGACGAACCGTTCGGCCCGCCAGTGCTCCGTGAAGAACCGCTCCTGCCGTGGGTCGTCGTCGTGGGTTTCGCCGACCGCGGCTATCCACACGTCGACCATGTCGTCTGCATCCATGATAGGTCACGACCCCACCGCCGGGGTCGGACGACCAGATGCGGCCCTCCTATATAAATAGTGTTACACTATAGCACACGGTAGCGGGTGTAATCAGTCGGATAATGAGACTATAACGGGCGTTAAGACCCGTATACCAATCTACCAATGGCGAGTCGGAATTTACGTGGGACGCTGACAGCGAGGTCTGGTATCACTTCGCCCGCAGCGCGCGACGAGCGGGACGGCGCACTGCCGTCCACCCAAACGTACCTGTCATGGGATTCACGTCGTGTGTACCCCACTACGCCCCCTCCGCCTGGAGGGGCTTCTCGCACGCGGAGTGACACGTGGCCGCTCGCTGGGCGGCGTCAGTTCTCTGGTCGTCGACGACCCCCAGACCGGTCCTACGCGCCCCCGACACGGCCGTCGAGCGCACGCCCCGTCGCTGAGGACGAACGAGAGTAGGACTCCAACGACCACTTCCGGTGGAAATATTTCTTCAATACCTCCCTTCGAAGCGCATTAGCAACACTTACGTCAGTCTGTCTACAATCGCTGGTACGAATGGGACTCGATCGGACCGCGGCGTTCTGGGCGGTGGTACTGTTCGCACTCGTCGCACTCGGGGTGCCGTGGTTCCTCTGGCGCGATAGTACCGTCGTCTACGGCCTCCCGCTGTGGCTGTGGTGGCACGTCGGCTGGATGGTGCTCGCGGCCGTCGTCTTCCGGACGTTCGCCGCGCGCGCCTGGGGCGTCGGCATCGAGTCCGGACCGTCGGGGGGTGACCGCGCGTGAGCCTCGCGCTCCAGTTGGGTATCGTCGGCGCGTACCTGACCGTCGCGCTCGGCGTCGGCGTCGTCGCCTACCGTCTCACCGACGACAGCGCCGAGGACTACTACCTCGCCAGTCGGACGCTCGGGACCGTCGTCCTCCTGTTCACGACGTTCGCGACCCTCCTCTCGGCGTTCACCTTCTTCGCCGGGCCGAACATCGCCTACGACATCGGCCCGGAGTGGATCCTCATCATGGGCGTGATGGACGGCCTGCTGTTCGCCGTCCTCTGGTACGTCCTCGGCTACAAGCAGTGGCTCGTCGGGCGCACGCACGGCTACGTCACCCTCGGCGAGATGCTCGGCGACCGCTTCGGGTCGACGGCGCTGCGCGGCCTCGTCGCCGGCATCAGCCTCTTCTGGCTGTTTCCCTACGTGATGCTCCAGCAGCGCGGCGCGGGCATCGCCCTCTCGGCGTTGACCGACGGCGCGGTCCCCTACTGGGCCGGCGCGCTGGTCATCACCCTGTTCATGATCCTGTACGTCGCCATCTCGGGGATGCGCGGCGTCGCGTGGACCGACACGCTCCAGGGGGCGTTCATGCTCACGGTCGTCTGGGTCGCGGTGGCGTGGGTGCTCGCGGCGGTGGGGGGGCCGACCGCCGCGACGGCACGGGTGGGCGAGACCGCCCCGGAGTTCCTCGCCCTCGGCGGGGGCGCGTACACGCCCCAGTACGTCATCTCGACGGCGGTGAGCATCGCCTTCGGCGTCACGATGTTCCCCCAGATAAACCAGCGCTTCTTCGCCGCCGGGTCGAAGGAGACGCTGAAACGGACGTTCACGCTCTGGCCCGTCCTCGTCCTCCTGCTGTTCGTCCCCGCGTTCATGCTCGGGACGTGGGCGCGCGGCCTCGGCGTCGTCGTCCCCGAGGGGAGCAACGTCCTCCCCATCCTGCTCCAGGAGTACACCGCGCCGTGGTTCGCGGCCGTCGTCATCGCCGGGGCACTCGCGGCGATGATGTCCTCCTCGGACTCGATGCTCCTCTCGGGGGCGTCGTACCTCACGCGCGACGTCTACCGACCCCTGTTCGGCGCACCCGACCGGGAGGCACTGGTCGCCCGCCTCGGCGTGGTCGGCTTCGCGCTCGGGGCGTTCGCCCTCAGCCTGACCACGAACGCGACGCTGCTCCAGATCGGCGACACCGCATTCGGGGGGTTCGCACAGCTCGCACTTCCGGTCGCCGTCGCGCTCTACTGGACCCGGACGACGCGAGCGGGCATGTTCGCGGGCGTCCTCGGCAGTCAGGCGTTCTACCTCGCGAGCGTCTTCCTCGCGCAGGTACCCGCGAGCTACGCCGGCTGGAGTGGGTCGCTCGTCGGCATGGCACTCGGCCTCGCGCTCACGGTCGGCGTCTCGCTGGTGACGACGCCCGCCGCCGCCGAGGAACGGGCGGTGTACTTCGAGGGACTCCGCGCGGACTAGTCGTTATATACGAGGACGGGACCAGCGTCGCTATCGCCTGACCCCCGCCCGCCGGCGGGCCGCGACCGTGCGGCGCACCCGCCTGCGAGACCGACGGCCGCGCCGCCAGTTCGCCCCACGCGACACCCCACCCTTATCGGCCCGGCGGTCGTACGCCCGCGCATGGCAGACCTGCTGAGCGACGAGGAGATAGCGGAGCGCGCGCCGGACGACTGGGACCACGAGGGCGACGAACTCGTCCGTACCTACGAGTTCGACGCCTACCTCGCCGGCGTCGGTTTCGCCGCCGGCATCGCGGGCATCGCCGAGGAGGCGTACCACCACCCCGAAATCGTCATCGGGTGGCGCGAGGTGGAGGTCCACCTGACGAGCCACGAAGAGGGCGGCATCACCGAGAAGGACGTCGACCTCGCCGCCCGCTTCGACGACGTCGCCTGAGATGCCCGACGCCGCCTACGTCTTCCGCGTCCGCTTCCGACTCGACCCCGACACCGAGGGTGTCTCGGTCTCCCCCCGGACCTTCGAGACGACGATGGAGCGCGCGGCCGACCCGCCGGGCCAGGAGGGCTGGTTGTTCTTCCGCGACAACCTCTGGCGCGGACAGGCAAACGCCCCCGGACACCTGCGCGACCTGGCGAGCGACGCCCTCGGCGTCCCCGTCGAGTCGGTGGCGTTCCGCGAACTCCGGACCTCCCCCGGCCACTTCGAGGCGCTGAAGGAGGCCATCCGCGAGGAACTCTCGGAGGGGACGTTCGGCAACGCGACGACGCCGGCGGACGTCGTCAAGAACTACCTCGGGAGTTCGGTCCACGTCCGGTCGGAAGGCTGATAGCGTCCGATAGGCTATACTAGCCTCCGAGATGTCGGTCCCTCCCTACGACTTCTGGCTGCTCGACCTCGACGGGACGGTCATCGACGTCGACCCCGCCTACCTCCACGACGTGATGGCCGAGGTGGGTGCGCGCGTCGGCCACGACTTCACCCCGGCCGAGGCGGAGACCGTCTGGTACGGCCTCGGCGGCCCGCGCCGGGACGCCCTGGCCGCGCTGGGCCTCGACCCCGCCGACTTCTGGTCGGTCTTCCACGAGGTCGAGGACCCCCTCGCGCGCGCCGAACACTCCTTCCTCTACGACGACGTCGCCTTCGTCGCCGACCTCGACCGGCCGGTCGGTCTGGTCACGCACTCCCAGCAGTGGCTCACGGACGCGGCGCTCTCACACCTCGACATCGGCGACTGGTTCGACGCCGTCGTCTGCTGTAGCGACGACCTCGGGTGGAAACCCGACCCGGCACCGGTCCGTCGCGCCGTGTCCGCGCTCGGCGTCGACACCGACGCGCGAGGCTTCCTCGCCGGCGACGGTCCGCAGGACGTCGGCGCGGCGTGGAACGCCGGCCTCGACGGTATCCACGTCGAACGACACGGTCACGACCGGCGTGGGATGTGCGTCCTCGGCGACCGGCGGGTCACGCGCCTCGACGAACTGCTCGCCCCGTCGTCGTCGGGCGACTGACTCAGTCGTACTGGTCCTCGCTGTCGTCGAGCGGGACCTCGACGGACGCGGTCGCCGTCCGTTCGACGCGCGTGTCGAGTTCGACCGCCTCGTCGCATTCGGGGCAGGGGACCGCGAGGCGGACCCGCAGCGTCCCGCTCATCTCGTACAGTTCGAGGACGACGGCGTCGGCCGGATAGAGGTACTCCGCGTCGAGTTCGTGCCCGCAGCGGGTGATCGTCTCCCCCGTCATCGTGTCGGGTGGTTCGTGCTAACGCGTAGTCAACGTGTCGCCTCAGCCGTCGTAGCCGGAGAGCGTCTCGAACGGCGACCCCTCCGCGATGGCGTCGGCGAGCGCCCGCACTGACGGCTTCTCGGCGCGGGCCGGCGCGGCGAACGCCCGGACCGTCTCGGTGCCGACCGGGACGAAGCCGAGGTCGAGACGGTCAGCCGTGGCGCGCAGACCGAGACCGGTGTCGGCGCGCCCGGCGAGGACCTTCCGGGCGGGGCTCTCGTGGGCGCGCACGCCCGCCTCGAACCCGTCGATGGCAGACACGAGGTCGTGGCGGTTCGTCCCGCGCTCCTCGGCGAGTGCCGCCAGCGCGTCGGTCAGCGTCGTCCGCAGTCCGGACGCCGACGCGCGGTTCACGAACCGGAGGTCCCGGTCGACGAGCGACGCGAGCCCCTCGACGCCCTCGGGGTTCCCGTTCGGCACGACCAGCCCCCACTCGCGGGTCCAGGCGCCGAGTTCGACGGCGTCGAACCCGGGGTCGTCGGTGCCCGTCGCGACGGCGACGTCGGGCACGCCGTTCCGCAGGCGGCGCAGACCCTCCCGACCCCCGAGGGCGAGGAAGCGCGGTCGGTCGACGCCGTCGAGCAGCCGCGAGAGCGCGGGGTCGTCCTCGCCCACGGCGAACAGCGTCGGTGCCCGGACGTCGGGCGAGAACAGGCGGACGTCGACGGCGTCGCCGGCGTCGAGGTAGCCCGTGTCGGGGTGCATCTCGACGATGCCGTCGGCCTCGACGAGGCTCGTCGTCGCGCCGCTCCCCTTGTCGACCGGGTAGACGAGCGGGTCGTCGCCCTCCTCGGGTCCCCCCTCGACGAGGCCGACGGGCATCAGGCGCAGGCGACCCTCGGCGTAGCGCTCGCTCGTCGCCATCCGCCCCGCGACGGTCGCCGTCCGCGGTTCGGGGACGCCGGCGGCCCGGCGGACGGCCGGCGCGACGAACGTCCTGAAGATGGTGAGCGCCGAGACGGGGTAGCCCGGCAGACCGACGTACGCGCTCCCCTCCAGTCGACCGACGAGCATCGGCTTGCCCGGTTTGACGGCCACGCCGTGGAGCAGCAGTTCGCCCTGCTCCTCGATGACCCGGTAGATGACGTCGACGGCGCTCGCGCTCGTCGACCCCGAGGAGAGCACGAGGTCGCACTCCTCGGCCGCGCGCACGAGCAGGCGCTCCATCTCGTCGTAGTCGTCGCCCGCGTGGTCGTAGAGGACGGCCTCGCCGCCGGCCTCCTCGACGCCCGTCGCGACGGTGTAGGAGTTGACGTCGTATATCTGACCGGCGTCGCTGTTCAGGGCGCCGCCGGGGCGGACGAGTTCGTCCCCCGTCGAGATGATGCCGACCGTCGGGCGCGCGCGGACGGGGACCGAGTCGGCGCCGAGCGCCGACAGCAGGCCGATCTCTCGCGGTGTCAGGCGCGTCCCCGGGCCGAGCGCCCGCTCGCCGGCGGCGACGTCCGCCCCCGCGAACATGACGCGGTCGCCCGGCGCGACGCCCGTCCGCACCTCGATGCGCCCGTCGCGTTCGGTCGTCCGTTCGACCATCACGACGGCGTCGGCTCCCTCGGGAACCACCGCCCCGGTCGATATCTCGGCGCACTCCCCCTCGCCGACGACGAGGTCGGGTTCGGTGCCGGCGTGGACGACGCCGGCGAGGTCGAGCACGGCGGGGTCGGCCTCGTCCGCGCCGAAGGTGTCGCGCGCCTTGAGCGCGTAGCCGTCGACGCTGGCGCGGTCGAACCCCGGGACGTCGAGGTCGGCGTCCACCCGTTCGGCGAGGACCCGACCGCGGGCCTCCCTGAGGGGGACGCGTTCGACCCCGCCCCCGAGGTCGAGCGACGCGATGGCGTCGTGGGCCTCCTCGGCGGGCGCGAGGTCGCGGAACTCCTTTCTCATGGTCGGTACTCCCAGTCCTCGACGGATACCGTTTCGCCCTCGGGCATCCCCTCGCGGGACTCGGGGACGACCACCCAGCCGTCGGCCAGCGCGACCGACGAGAGGACGCCCGACCCGCTCGCGCGCGTCGGCGTGGCCCGGAGGCCGTCCTCCCCCTCGTCGCCCTGGTCGACTTCGACGCGCACGAACGTCCGCACCCCCGGTTCGCTGCGGACCTTCCGCGCGAGCGTCGCCTCCCGGGTCGGGTGCGGTACGTGCGGGAGGTGCCCGACGTGCTTCAACAGCGGTCGGAGGAACTGGACGGCGTTGACGATGCAGGCGACGGGGTAGCCGGGCAACATGACGACGGGCGTCTCACGGACGACGCCGAGCGCGCAGGGGTGCCCCGGCTTCAGCGCGACACCGTGGACCAGCACCTCGCCGAGGTCGTCGACGACCTCGGGGATGAGGTCGCGCGCGCCGACGGACGACCCGCCGGTCGTGACGACGACGTCCTTCGTCAGGTCGCGCTCGATGGCCGCCCGGAGCGCCTCGCGGTCGTCGGTGACGACGTCGCGGTAGGTCGCCCGCCCGCCCCACGCCTCGACGTACCGCGAGACGGTGAGGGCGTTCGTCTCGACCACCTCGCCGGGACCGGGGTCGCGCTCGACCAGTTCCTCGCCGGTCGGAACCACGCCGACGGTCGGGCGCTCGTACACCTCGACCCCCCGGACGCCCGTCGAGCGCAGGAGGCCGAGGTCGGAGGGACGCAGTCGGTGGCCCGCCTCGTAGAGCGCCTGGCCGGCGTCGACGTCCTCGCCGACGGGGCCGACGTTCTCTCCCTCCGCCAGCGCGTCGAACACCTCGACGTCGGTCCCCTCTCCCACGGGAACGCGCTCGGTCTGCTCGACCATCACCACCGCGTCCGCGCCGGGCGGCAGGGCGCTCCCCGTGTGTACCCGGACGGCCTCGCCGTCCGCCACCTCCTCGTCCGCCTCCCGGAGGACGGTCGGCGAGCGGTCGCTCGCCCCGAAGGTGTCGCGCGCGCAGACGGCGTAGCCGTCCATCGCGGCCCGCGCGTAGTGCGGGACGGCTCGCTCGGCGCTCACGGCCCCCGCGAGCATCCGGCCGTCGGCGTTCGCGACCGGGAGGCGGTCGGTTCGCTCGTGGGGTGTCGCCACGTCGAGGAGTCGCTCGCGCGCCGCGGCGACCCGCGTGACGGACTTGAACCCCGTCTCGCTCACGTCGGTCATGGGTCGTCGTTGGCGCCCGGGGGCAAAAGCACCCGCGACGCTCCCGCGTGTTCTCGAGGCCCGACCGACGGCAGTCGGTCCGGGGCCGTCAGTAGGTTCATACAGACAGCCTCCCAACCCCCGACGATGAGTTCTTCGACCCCGCCGTCGTTACTGACCTTCCCCGAGGCGCTCTCCGACCCCGACGCGTGGCTCGACCCCTTCGACTGGTACGCCGCCCGGCGCGCCGAGGCCCCCGTCCACTACGACGACCACCGGCGCTGCTGGGACGTCCTCGCGTACGAGGAGGTGAAGACCGCCCTCGGCGACGACGAGACGTTCTCGGTCGACCCGCGCGAGGCGAGCGACTACCGCTCGACCGGGGGCGAACAGGAGTTCCTGCTGGAGACGATGCTGTTCCAGGACCCGCCGAAACACGACCGCTCGCGCGAGGTGGTCGAGGAGTTCTTCCGCCCGAGCGCGGTCGCGGCCCTCGAACCCCGTATCGAGGACCTCACCCACGACCTGCTCGACGACGTCGAGGGCGACCGGATGGACGTCGTCGACGCCCTCGCGTACCCCCTGCCGGTCATCGTCATCGCCGAGCTGCTCGGCGTGCCGAGCGAGGACCGCGACCGGTTCCGCGAGTGGTCGACGACGATGGTCGCCTCGACGGACGGCGACGGCGAGGGCAACGGCGACCTCCAGCAGCGACAGATGCAGGCCGGGATGGAACTCGCCAGTTACTTCGGCGAACTCATCGCCGACCGGCGCGAACACCCCCGGGACGACCTCGTCACGCGCCTCGTCGAGTCCGAGGAGGAGGCCGGCTTCGA
This genomic window contains:
- a CDS encoding DUF3311 domain-containing protein, with product MGLDRTAAFWAVVLFALVALGVPWFLWRDSTVVYGLPLWLWWHVGWMVLAAVVFRTFAARAWGVGIESGPSGGDRA
- a CDS encoding sodium:solute symporter family protein — its product is MSLALQLGIVGAYLTVALGVGVVAYRLTDDSAEDYYLASRTLGTVVLLFTTFATLLSAFTFFAGPNIAYDIGPEWILIMGVMDGLLFAVLWYVLGYKQWLVGRTHGYVTLGEMLGDRFGSTALRGLVAGISLFWLFPYVMLQQRGAGIALSALTDGAVPYWAGALVITLFMILYVAISGMRGVAWTDTLQGAFMLTVVWVAVAWVLAAVGGPTAATARVGETAPEFLALGGGAYTPQYVISTAVSIAFGVTMFPQINQRFFAAGSKETLKRTFTLWPVLVLLLFVPAFMLGTWARGLGVVVPEGSNVLPILLQEYTAPWFAAVVIAGALAAMMSSSDSMLLSGASYLTRDVYRPLFGAPDREALVARLGVVGFALGAFALSLTTNATLLQIGDTAFGGFAQLALPVAVALYWTRTTRAGMFAGVLGSQAFYLASVFLAQVPASYAGWSGSLVGMALGLALTVGVSLVTTPAAAEERAVYFEGLRAD
- a CDS encoding 4a-hydroxytetrahydrobiopterin dehydratase, with amino-acid sequence MADLLSDEEIAERAPDDWDHEGDELVRTYEFDAYLAGVGFAAGIAGIAEEAYHHPEIVIGWREVEVHLTSHEEGGITEKDVDLAARFDDVA
- the lwrS gene encoding LWR-salt protein; this translates as MPDAAYVFRVRFRLDPDTEGVSVSPRTFETTMERAADPPGQEGWLFFRDNLWRGQANAPGHLRDLASDALGVPVESVAFRELRTSPGHFEALKEAIREELSEGTFGNATTPADVVKNYLGSSVHVRSEG
- a CDS encoding HAD family hydrolase — protein: MSVPPYDFWLLDLDGTVIDVDPAYLHDVMAEVGARVGHDFTPAEAETVWYGLGGPRRDALAALGLDPADFWSVFHEVEDPLARAEHSFLYDDVAFVADLDRPVGLVTHSQQWLTDAALSHLDIGDWFDAVVCCSDDLGWKPDPAPVRRAVSALGVDTDARGFLAGDGPQDVGAAWNAGLDGIHVERHGHDRRGMCVLGDRRVTRLDELLAPSSSGD
- a CDS encoding molybdopterin biosynthesis protein — encoded protein: MRKEFRDLAPAEEAHDAIASLDLGGGVERVPLREARGRVLAERVDADLDVPGFDRASVDGYALKARDTFGADEADPAVLDLAGVVHAGTEPDLVVGEGECAEISTGAVVPEGADAVVMVERTTERDGRIEVRTGVAPGDRVMFAGADVAAGERALGPGTRLTPREIGLLSALGADSVPVRARPTVGIISTGDELVRPGGALNSDAGQIYDVNSYTVATGVEEAGGEAVLYDHAGDDYDEMERLLVRAAEECDLVLSSGSTSASAVDVIYRVIEEQGELLLHGVAVKPGKPMLVGRLEGSAYVGLPGYPVSALTIFRTFVAPAVRRAAGVPEPRTATVAGRMATSERYAEGRLRLMPVGLVEGGPEEGDDPLVYPVDKGSGATTSLVEADGIVEMHPDTGYLDAGDAVDVRLFSPDVRAPTLFAVGEDDPALSRLLDGVDRPRFLALGGREGLRRLRNGVPDVAVATGTDDPGFDAVELGAWTREWGLVVPNGNPEGVEGLASLVDRDLRFVNRASASGLRTTLTDALAALAEERGTNRHDLVSAIDGFEAGVRAHESPARKVLAGRADTGLGLRATADRLDLGFVPVGTETVRAFAAPARAEKPSVRALADAIAEGSPFETLSGYDG
- a CDS encoding molybdopterin molybdotransferase MoeA, whose protein sequence is MTDVSETGFKSVTRVAAARERLLDVATPHERTDRLPVANADGRMLAGAVSAERAVPHYARAAMDGYAVCARDTFGASDRSPTVLREADEEVADGEAVRVHTGSALPPGADAVVMVEQTERVPVGEGTDVEVFDALAEGENVGPVGEDVDAGQALYEAGHRLRPSDLGLLRSTGVRGVEVYERPTVGVVPTGEELVERDPGPGEVVETNALTVSRYVEAWGGRATYRDVVTDDREALRAAIERDLTKDVVVTTGGSSVGARDLIPEVVDDLGEVLVHGVALKPGHPCALGVVRETPVVMLPGYPVACIVNAVQFLRPLLKHVGHLPHVPHPTREATLARKVRSEPGVRTFVRVEVDQGDEGEDGLRATPTRASGSGVLSSVALADGWVVVPESREGMPEGETVSVEDWEYRP
- a CDS encoding cytochrome P450; this translates as MSSSTPPSLLTFPEALSDPDAWLDPFDWYAARRAEAPVHYDDHRRCWDVLAYEEVKTALGDDETFSVDPREASDYRSTGGEQEFLLETMLFQDPPKHDRSREVVEEFFRPSAVAALEPRIEDLTHDLLDDVEGDRMDVVDALAYPLPVIVIAELLGVPSEDRDRFREWSTTMVASTDGDGEGNGDLQQRQMQAGMELASYFGELIADRREHPRDDLVTRLVESEEEAGFDETELLGFCMLLLIAGNVTTTNLVGNAVRSFAEADHLSGFEPDALGPAVEEVLRYRAPVQAMSRVATVNTTLGGADIAAGDRVVCWLGAANRDGAKFDAPDTFVPDRTPNQHLGFGYGTHYCLGAPLARLEATVALRVLFERFDLLEVETDDLTPVRSSFIYGVESLPARIERRD